In Halobacteria archaeon AArc-dxtr1, the sequence GGGTCGGGCGCGGTAAAGCCCGAGACGTACCGCTGGTCCGGGTCCGAGCCGTCGGCGTCGATGAGGTAGCCGTCGAGTTCTTCGGCCGCGAGATACTCCCGGAGAGAGGTGAGATCGACGTCCATACCCTGCCTGGGGTCGGCGGCCACATAATCCCGCGGGTCGCAATTCGGTAGGCGGTTCGAGAACCGATTCCGGAGCCGCTACCGGTATCGGTATAGGGGTCCCCGACCACAGGGCGAGCATGAGCGTCGACGTCACCCTCTCGCCCTCGCGCGTTCGAGGGACCGTACGCGCACCGCCGTCGAAGAGCTACACCCATCGGGCCATCCTCGCGGCCGGCTACGCCGACGAGGCCGTCGTCCGTGACGCCCTCTGGAGCGCCGACACCCGGGCGACTGCCCGCGCTGTCTCCCTGTTCGGCGGCGGCGTCGACCGTGAGGCAGGCGGCACCCTCGACGTAACTGGCTTCGGCGGCCGGCCCGACGTCCCGGCGAACGTGATCGACTGCGACAACAGCGGGACGACGATGCGGCTCGTGACCGCGGCGGCGGCGCTGGCCGACGGCACGACGGTGCTGACGGGCGACGAGTCCCTCCGAAGTCGGCCCCAGGGACCGCTGCTTGAGGCCATCGCAGCCCTGGGCGGCGAGGCTGCGAGCACCCGCGGGAACGGCCAGGCGCCGCTGGTCGTCACGGGACCGATCTCGGGCGGCGAGGTCTCGATCCCGGGCGACGTCTCCTCGCAGTACATCACCGCCCTGTTGATGGCGGGCGCGGTCACCGACGAGGGGATCGAGATCGACCTCGAGACCGAACTGAAGTCGGCGCCGTACGTCGACGTCACGATCGAGGTGCTCGCCGACTTCGGCGTCGAAGTGCGCAAGACCGAGGCCGGATTCGCCGTCGACGGCGGGCAGACCTACGCACCCGAGGGCGGATCTTACGCCGTCCCCGGGGATTTCTCGTCGATATCCTACCCACTTGCAGCGGGTGCGATCGCGAGCGACGAGGGACTGCGCATCGAGGGCGCCCACCCCAGCGCCCAGGGCGACACGGCCATCGTCGAGATCGCAGAGCGGATGGGCGCCGACGTCGACTGGGATCGCGAGGCCGGCGCGATCGATGTTTCTCGGGGTGCGCTCTCCGGGATCGAGGTGTCGGTCGCGGACACGCCGGACCTGCTGCCGACGATCGCGACGCTGGGTGCCGTCGCCGACGGCGACACGCACATCGTCGACGCCGAGCACGTCCGGTACAAGGAGACCGACCGTGTGAGCGCGATGGCCGAGGAGCTCGGCAAGTTGGGCGTCGAGACGACCGAGGAGCACGATTCGCTGACGGTTCACGGGAGCGACTCCGCGCTCTCGGGTGCGACAGTCGACGGCCGGGGCGACCACCGGATCGTAATGGCGCTCGCGCTTGCCGGACTCGTCGCGGATGGCGAGACGACGATTCGGGGTGCCGAACACGTCGACGTCTCCTTCCCCGGCTTCTTCGACGTCCTCGAGGGGGTCGGCGTCGACGTGACCCGAAGCGACTGACGACTCGCAGGAAGAATCCAGTTTTCGGCGGTGATCAGGGCGCGAGCACGTTCAGCCCGGGGAAGACAAAAAAGGCCGCCCAGATCGCAATCAGGACGAACAGGTGTGGGAGCGCCGCGTAGGCGACCTTCACGTAGTCGATGTCGGTGAGACCACTGATGACATAGAGATTTAGCCCGTATGGCGGCGTGATGAACCCGATCGCGTCGCTCATCATGAACAGGACGCCCCACGTGACCGGATCGAGCCCGAGTTCCATCGCGGCAGGTGTGAGGAAGGGCGCAGTGAGGACGATGTTTGGAACCGACGAGAGCAGCGAGCCGGTTATCAACATGATGACCATCATGACGAGCATCACTTGCCAGTCGGGGCCGATGCTCAAGATCGCGTCAGAGACGATCGTTTGGAGGCCGAGATACGAGAGGTTCTGCTGGACGAGCACCGCGAACACTGTCACCGGCATGATGACACCGACGAGCAACAGCGACGTGAACGAGGCCCGCACGACCTGGTCGAGGCTGTCGATTCGTCTGGCGAGGATCCCCATCCCCAGGATGTAGACGACGGCGACGGCGGAGGCCTCCGAGGGCGTAAAGTACCCCGCGAAGATCCCGCCCAGCAGGATGATGATCGTTCCCAGCCCGAGTTTGGCCTGCCAGCCCGAGCGGACGATCCCCGAGGGGCTAAAGTCAAAGTCGTAGCTCGAGACGCCGTACTCGGTGCGTGAGGAGAGATAGGAGTTGACGGCGATCATCCCCGCGACCATCGCGAGCCCGGGGATCACGCCGGCCAGGAACAGCGCCTGGATCGAGACGTCGAAGAGGACGCCGTAGATGATCAACAGGATGCTCGGCGGGATGATCGCACCGACGGTCCCGCCCGCGGCGACGGTCGCGGCCGCGTAGGTTTCGTCGTACCCCTCCTCGGCCATCGGCGGGTGAAGCGCCTTCCCGACCGCGGCCGTCGTGGCTGTGTTCGAACCAGTGATCGCCGAGAAGATCGCCGACACCGACAGCGCCGTGTTCCCGGTGCTGCCCGGAAGCCAGCCGATCGTCTCCCGGGAGAAACCGATGAGGTCCTCGGCGATGTCGCCCTCGTGGATGAGGTCGCCGACGAGGATGAACAGCGGAATCGCGACGTACGCGAAGTTCTCCAGTTCCGCTTGGGCCTCGATCGCCATATTGGTCATCGGAAACGCCGGCACCATGAGGTGGAAGCCGACGACCCAGACGCCAAAGACCAGCAGGATGGGCACACCGAGGACGAACAGCACGAACGCGAGCAGCGTCAGCAGCCCCAGCAGGGCGCCGAGTCCGAGTTCGATCATTCGTCACCCTCCGTCCCGATCGAGGGATCGGGCGTGATATCCTCGCCCCGACGGTACTCACGGGTTACCTGGGCGATCTGTTCGGTCGCTCTGACCATCACCAGCGCCATTCCGACGGGGACGGAGAGATACAGCAGCGCCGAGGGGACGACACCGGTACCGACGACCAGCCGGCCGGTCTCCCACCGATCGAGGAAGATCGGCACTGAGTACCGGAGCACGATCCCCATGATGGCGATCCAGAGGACGTACTCGAGCCAGTAGACGGCGTAGTTCGCCCGGTTCGATATCGCCTTCCGGACGAGTGTAAATCGGAGGTGCGATCGGTGCCGGACGGCGAAGGCCGCGCTGAGCCAGGTCATCCACGCGAACAGTCCGAGGACGATCTCGAAGCTCCAGGTGAACGCGCCGCCCCAGAGCTCCCGCTGGACGATGTCGATTGTAATGATCGCGGTGTAGACCGCCAGAATACAGATCGCGACGATACCTTCCAGGTACGTAAAGACGTCCCGGATCCGTCGTCTGAGGTCGATTTCGGAGTCACCGACCTCCAGCGTGCGAGCGTCCATGTGTGCGAGTGGATAACGTAGGGGTAGTCGTCTGGTGTGTGAGTGGTCGTCTGGTACTGTGGGTGCGAAAACGGTGTAGTATGTCGTTCGAGTTGTTGATATCAGAGGGGGCCGTACGTCGATTACAGCTCGTCGATGTAGTCGTCCCACCAGGTGTCGACGGAGACGTCTTCGACGTCACTGGGCGTTTCGTCGGCGCGGGCCTGCTCCCAGAGATAGTCGTGGAACTCCTGGCCGTCGATGCCGAGGTCGTCGACGTAGTCGAAGATCTGATCGTAGAGCTCCGGATTCTCCTGTGGATTGACGGAGTCACGCCACTCGTCCAACTCATCGTCGTCGAGCATGGTCACGGCGACGTCGTCCTCGGCGTAGGCCGTCCCGTCGTCGGGGGAGGAGGTCTGGCCGATGCGGTCTTCCAGTACCTCGCGCTGGATGTGAACCGAATCCTCGGTGAGCTCCCGACAGACTTCGGCGAGCGCCTCGCGCTGTTCGTCCGGGAGGTCCTGAAGCCAGTCGACGCTCGCCCACCAGCCCTGGTAGCCGATCGTCCAGTCGGTGACGACGACTTCGCCGAGGCTCTCGGTCATCCCGAACGAGCCGGCGGCGCCGCCCCAGGTCTCGGTCGCGTCGACGACGCCGGTTCGCAGCCCCTCGACGGTGTCGCCCCAGGCCAGCTGCTGTGGGTTGGCGCCCCACTCCTCGAACGCGATCGAGGCGGTCTGACTCTCCGTTCGCCTGACGGTGAGGCCCTCGACGTCCGACGGCGTCCGGACGGGGTCGTCAGGGTCGTAGTGGTCTTCACCGATGTACAGTTGCCGCAGGAACGGCGTTCCCAGCCAGAAGGGGACGACGCCGTACTCCTCGGCGAAGGGCGTCCAGTAGCGCTCCCACGTCTCCTCGTGGGTGATCGTGTGGGCGGCCGCGGCCGGCGTCGGGAAGGTATACGGCAGCAGGAAGACATCCTGTGAGGGCCACTGCCCGCTCGTGTTCCCGATCGACGCGCCGCCGACCTCGACGACGTCCTCGACGATGCTCTCCGGACACTCCTCCTCGCCACAGATCTGCTCGTCGCCCGCGTAGGAGGGATCGAGATCGTCCGTCTGGTCGGCCACTCGGTCCACGAACTCGTTGTGTGCGTACGAACCGACGCCGTCCCAGCCGTGAGACTCGGTGTCCGCACTGAGCACGCCGGCGACGGTAAATGACGAGGGGTCGCCACCGCCGCCGGGCAGGTCGATGCACCCTGCAAGCGCCGATGACGCAGCTACTCCACCACACGCCAGATATCGTCTGCGATTCATCCGCGTCACGTCCGGGTCCGAGCGGAGTTTCCCACTTGGGGATTACGGACTCTCGGCACATGCGGGGTGTTTTATGTCTCGTCTCGAATCGCCCGCTCGGCGGTCAAAGACCGCGTTCGGAGTACCCCAGTCCGCCGCGCGAATCCTGCAGGGCTAAGTGTCCGCGTCCCAGAGAGGGCGATAATGAACGGCAACCGCTTCGGTCGCCTCTTCCAGGTGACCACGTTCGGCGAGAGCCACGGGGAGGCGATGGGCTGTACGGTCTCTGGCTGTCCCGCGGGTCTCGAACTCTCCGAAGACGACATCCAAGGCGACTTAGACCGGCGCAAGCCGGGCCAGTCGATGATCACGACCTCTCGAGGCGAACCAGACGCCGTCTCGATCAAATCGGGCGTCCAGGACGGCTACACGACCGGGACGCCGATCGGGATGGTCATCCAGAACAAAGACGCCCGCTCGGGCAAGTACGAACCGTTCATCACGGCGCCCCGGCCCTCCCACGGCGACTTTACCTACTCGGCGAAGTTCGGCACCCGCAACTGGGGTGGCGGCGGCCGCTCCTCGGCCCGCGAGACGGTCAATTGGGTCGCCGCGGGCGCCATCGCAAAGAAACTCCTCTCGCTGCAGGGCATCGAGCTCAAGGCCCACGTCAACCAGATCGGCGACGTCGAGGCACCCGACGTGAGCTTCGAGCAGATGGTAGAACACAGCGAGGAAAACGACGTCCGCTGTGGCGACCCCGACGCGGCAGCGGAGATGCAGGACCTGATCGCCGACTACCAGGAGGAAGGCGACTCCATCGGCGGTAGCATCTACTTCGAAGCCCGCGGCGTCCCCGTCGGACTGGGCGCACCCCGATTCGACTCTCTCTCGGCGCGGCTCGGCCAGGCGATGATGGCCGTGCCGGCGACCACCGCGTTCGAGTTCGGCCTCGGCACCGAGGCTGCCGAGTGGACCGGCAAGGACCGAAACGACGACTGGGAGTTCAGCGAGGACGGAGATCCCGTCCCCGTCGAGAACGATCACGGCGGCATTCAGGGCGGAATTTCGTCCGGCGAACCGATCTACGGCGAGGTCACCCTCCACGCGCCGACGTCGATCCCGAAGACCCAGCAGACCGCAGACTGGGAGACCGGCGAACTGAAAGAGGAGAAGGTCATCGGCCGCCACGACCCCGTCTTGCCGCCCCGTGGCGTCCCGGTCGTCGAGGCCATGCTGGCGCTCACGCTGGTGGACTTCATGCTCCTTTCAGGGCGGATGAACCCCGACCGCGTCGACGGCCAGCCCGGTACGTACGACACGGACTACCACCCGAGCAATCCTCGAAACGAGGAGTAACGGACTCGGCGGGACGGAGACTGTGAACAGTCCCCGAAACGGGGGCCAAGCGGCCTGCTGACAACAATCGGAAGCATATTACTCGTTCTCGCCCTTCGACCCCGTGATGGCGACTGTTCCGCTCCCGTTCGTTGCCCTCTGCTCGTTACTTGCCGGTACAGCCGCGCTTTCGGCCGTTCTTTTGAGTTTCGGAGCCGCCTCTCTCGAACCGCTCGTCGGCGCCGTCGGCTCCATCGAATCCATGTTCGAGTCGGCGGACGGACCGCTCGCGTACCTGCTGGTCTTTCTCGGCGCGGCGACGCCCTGGCTCGAGATTCTCGTGGTCGTCCCCATCGGCGTCCTCTACGGACTGAACCCGGTGCTCGTCGCGACCGTCGCGTTCCTCGGCAACATCCTGACGGTGTACGCGCTCATCGCCGCGGCCGACCGCGTTACGGACGCCCTGCGACGCTGGCGCGGCGAGTCCGAGTCCTCAGCCCGGCGCGAGCGCGCGGCCCGCGTCTGGAACCGGTACGGAATGCCGGGGCTGGCGATGGGGTCACCCATCCTGACCGGCGTCCACCTCGCGGTCCTGATCGCGTTCGGCTTCGGTGCGAAAAAGCGCTCGACGACCGTCTGGATGACGGCGAGCCTCGCACTCTGGACCGTCATCATCACCGCGTTATCGGTGACTGGTGCAGGGGCGCTCTCGGCGATTCGGTAGGTTCTGGTACCAGGCGGCCGTCGCTTGTTGCAAACAAGTGCCCGCTCCAGACGCCCTACATAATCAATAGTGATGGTTATGCAGTAGCGAAGCGTAGGGTTCTCGGTTATTATGACCTCACACGCACAGTTCCAGTACAATTGCCATGGCTCCGGTGTGGGCCAATGAGTCGCTTCGGATCTGCGAGAACGGTCGGCCACCGGATAACGGAGTCCGCCGGACACGGCGCAGTCCGCGTCCGACGACCGGTGTTTTACCTCCTCACGGTCGCCTTCCTCGCGTTCCTCGTCTTTGCGTTACGCGAGACGATAGCGATGGTCGGCACGGCCTGGCTCCCCGGGTACGCGTTCCCAGATCATCGCGTCCATCACGTGATGATCGGCGGGACGCTGCTGGTGTTCATGGCGACGATCGCCGTCCAGCTCTACCGCCCGGAGCGCCGCGTCGGCGCGCTCCAGGCCGCGATCGCGTTCGTGACCGCGGCGCTCCTCCTCACGGCCGTCGCGTCCGGTCTGGCGGCGGCCACCGAGATTCTGGTGTTCGCGATCCCGGTGTACCTCATCGCGCTGATTCACCCGGCGCGGAGACACCTCGTGCCGCGGCTCGCGCGGCTCGATTCGCGACTGCTCGCGCTCGGCGGGGTCGGGGCGGCCGGCTTCGCGGTCCTCGCCGCCGGCGAGTACATGAGTCACACGACGCTCGCGAACGAGCACGTCGTCTTCGGTCACTACGAGTTCATGCTGTTCGCGCTGGCTTCGATCGGGCTGTTCGCCCTTCTTGCCGCCTTCCGGCCGACCGGCTGGCGCGCGCTCGTCTACGGCGCCGGGGCCCTCGCCGTCCTCTTCGCGGCCGGCTCGCTCGCGTTCCCGGGTTCAGAACAGGGCTCGAGCCTGAGCGCGATCGCGGCGCTCGCGGTCATCGTGTGGGCCGTCGCGTTCGTCGTGGCGGCAGAGTACGTCGACCGAACCGATCCGATCGACGACGAAGAGGCGCGGGACGCTCCCGCGTAGGCGCTTCTCTCTCGGTTTTTAGGCCTTCGCCTGCCAGGTTCGGACGCGGTCGGCGCTGACGCCGTCGACTGTGTCGGCGACACCCTCCGGATCGGCGCCCGTCAGGTCGTCGATGCTCTCAATGCCAGCGGCGAGGAGCTTCTCGACGGTCTTTTCGCCGATCCCCTCGATCGATTCGAGATCCGATCCCGAGTCGCTCTCGCGGGCCTGGAACTCCCGGTAGTTACAGATCGGACAGCCGAGTTCCCATGGCTCGTCGCCGCTGTGAATCACGAGTTCGGGGAGGTCGTGTTCGTCACAGTGCTCGTCGGTGACCTCAATCTCGCCGCGTCGGGGTAAGGGAAGCGAGTACTCGCAGTCGGGATACCGCGTACAGCCGACGAGTCGGGAGCCGCTCTGGAGGGTCTTGATGGCGAGTTCGCCGTCGTGCTCCGAGCCACAGTCTGGACAGCGTCCGAGCACCGGCCCCTCGCCGGCAGCTTCGGCCTTACAGAGCGGGCAGCCGTGGACGAACGTCTGGCGGCCCGCGAGCATCTTTACCTCGTTCAACCCGTGGTCGTCACACTCGGCGTCCTGAATGAGCGGTTTCCCCGTCGAGGGCAGCGGGAGCGTGTACTCACAATCGGGGTAGCCGTCGCAGCCGACAAAGTACGAGCCGTGACGACTTCGGCGCACGAGCAGATCCTCGCCACAATCAGGGCAGGGGCCGAGGCGTTTGTCGTCCTTGAGGGACTTTCGGAGGTGATCGCCGATCTCGTCGCGCGAGTCGGCCAGGTTCGCGAAGATTTCCTCGAGCATCTCGCGGGAGTCGTCGGTGACGTCGTCCAAGGTCGCCTCACCCGAGGCGATGGCATCCATGTCCGCCTCGAGTTGGGCGGTCATCTCCTCTGAGACGACGCGGTCGGCGTAGCTCTCGGCGGCGTCGACGACAGCCATCGCGAGCCGGGTCGGCCGCGGCGGATCGCTCTCAATGTAGCCCCGGTCGTAGAGCTTCTCTAAGGTGTTGTGTCTCGTCGACTTCGTGCCAAGTCCCTGATCCTCCATCGTCTCGATCAGCCGCGACTGGCCGTACCGCCGGGGCGGCTGGGTCTCTTTCTCTTCGAGATCGACCTCGCCGATGGCGAGGGCCTCCCCCTCGGAGACGTCGGGGACGTAGTTCTCGCTGGTAGAGAAGTACGGGTAGACGTCGTGGTAGCCCGCTTCGACGAGGCGCTTGCCGTTTGCCTTCAGGCGCTCGCCATCGGCCTCGGCGACGACCTTCAAGTGCTCCCAGACCGCTGCCTCGGCGACCGTGGCGTAAAACCGCCTGACGACGAGTTCGTAGATCTCCCACTCGTCGTCGTCGACGTCGCCACCACGGGCAGGGATCTCGCCGGTCGGGTGAATTGGTGGGTGGTCCGTCGTCTCCTCGTCGCCCTCCGTGGGGACGAGTTCCTCCTCGGCCTCGAGCAGCGATTCGGCCGACTCGCCGAGGACCGGATGGCTGACGAACGAGTCGAGCAGTTCGTCAGGCTCGAGATCGTCCGGATAGACCGTGTTGTCCGTTCGCGGGTAGGTGATGTAGCCTGCCGTGTAGAGGTCCTCGGCGATCGACATCGCGCGCTGGGCCGAGTAGCCAAGCGAGCTCGCCGCGCGGATGAACTGCGTGGTGTTAAACGGCGTCGGGGGCGAGTCGGTTCTGGTTCGGCGGTTGACGTCGACGACAGTCGCCGTCTCCGCAGCCGAGAGCGTCTCGTAGGCCGCGTCGGCGGCAGCCTCCTTCCAGACGCGCTCGGCTTCGTTGTCGTCTTCGTCGCGGTAGAAGTACTGCGCCTCGAAGGAGGTACCCCCCTCGTCTGTCCCACTTTTCGTGAGATCGGCAATCAGCTCCCAGTAGGTCTCGGGGTCGAACGCTTCGATCTCGCGCTCGCGATCGACGATCAGCTTCAGCGTCGGCGACTGCACCCGGCCGACGGAGATGAAGTCGTTGCCGAGCTGGCCCGAGGATAAGGAGAGGAATCGGGTGAGTGAGGCACCCCAGATGAGGTCGATGATCTGGCGGGCCTCGCCTGCGGCCGCGAGATCGAAGTCTAACTCGTCGGGCTCGTCGAACGCCGACTGGACCTCGTTTTCGGTGATCGAGGAGAACCGCACCCGGTGGATCGGCACCTCCTCGTTGACGTCGCGGACGATCTCGTAGGCCTCCTTGCCGATGAGCTCGCCCTCGCGGTCGTAGTCGGTCGCGATCGTCACTAGCTCGGCCTTCCGAGAGAGGATTCGCAGCGTGGCGACGATGTTCTCTTTCGTCGGCGTCTTCTCGACGTCGGCGTCGATCAGCTCGACCGGCTCGACGTTGCGCCAATCGGAGTACTCCGCGGGGAAGTCGACGCCCACGACGTGGCCAGACAGCCCGACACAGCGCGTGCCACCCCACTCATAGACGTTCACCCCGTTCTCGCGGCTGGCGTCCATCGAGCCGCCGCTCAAGATGTCGGCGATCCGCCGTGCGGCGTTGTCTTTCTCGGTGATGATCAGCTCCACCGGCGATCACCTCCCGGGAGGCGCGTCTTCGGCATCGTGGCTCGCTACGACCGAGACTCGGATAACCCTTTCGTCGGGAAATCGCACGACTACGCGGGTGTGCGTGCGATACGTGCGTGTCCGTGCGCCCTCGCTGGCTCACTGACCAGCGCCGGCAATCCGCCCCGCGGAAACGGCAACCCCGAACGGGAGGTGAGTCCTTTTTGCCCTCCCAGTCCGAGAGGGAATAGAGTTCACAGTGGCAGAGACGGAGCGCAAGGGCGTCGATACGACGACGGGACCGATCCCACCGAAGCTGCTCCACCTGGCCTGGCCTCTGGTCCTCGGTAACCTGTTGCAGACATTCTACAATCTGGCGGACATGTTCTGGGTTGGCCGCGTTGGCAGCGATGCGGTCGCCGCCGTCTCGCTCATGTTTCCACTGTCGTGGCTGTTCGTCTCGACGGCGATGGGACTGACCGCGGCGACGATCGCGCTCGTCTCCCAACACGTCGGCGCCGGCGACGACCGCATGGCCGACAGAGTCGTCGGCCAGACGATCCTGCTCGCGGTCGCGGCCTCGACCGTCCTCGCGGCAGTCGGGCTCGCGTTCCGGCGGCCGCTGCTCTCCCTGATCGGCGCACAGGACCAGGTGTTCGTCGAGGCCCTCGCGTATATCGAGGTGATCTTCCTTGCACTTCCGTTGACGTTTCTCTTCTTCGCGTTTCGCTCGTCCCTGCAGGGTGCCGGCGACACGAAGACGGCAATGTGGCTCGTACTCATCTCGGCGGGCATCAACGTCGTCTTGGATCCCTTCTTCATTCTGGGCTGGGGGCCGTTCCCCGAGATGGGGACGCGGGGTGCCGCGGTCGCGACGTTCATCGCCCGCGGAATCGCCGCCGTCGCGGGGATCTACATCCTGCTCGACGGCCGGTTCGGCGTGCGACTCCGACTCGGTGATCTCGTTCCGAACCTCACCGTCCAGCGGCGGCTGGTCGACATTGGCTACCCAGCGACGATCGACGGCTGGGCGCGCAGTTTCGCCTCGGTCGTGATGGCTGGCTTCGTCGCCCGCTTCGGGGCAGCTCCGACGGCGGCCTACGGAATCGGCGTCCGGTACATGTCCGTCACCTGGGCCGTCTCCGGAGCGATCGGCGACGCGACGGCGACCGGCGTCGGGCAGAACCTGGGTGCCCGGACACCCGATCGCGCGGCTTCGGTTGCCAGGGTAGCCACCGCGGCGACGATGCTAATCATCGCGGCGGTTGCGGCCGTCCTACTCGTCTTTCCGGCCCAAGCGATAGCGATCTTCGTCGACGATCCAGACGTGATCGCCGAGGGCGTCGTCTTCTTGCGGATCATCGCCCCGTTCTGGGCGCTCTTTGCGGGCGTGATGGTCCTGCAGGGTGCGTTCCGCGGGGCGGGCAACACGCGAGAGGCGATGGTGCTGTCTTTTCTCTCCCGGTGGATCTTCCGGGTCCCCGTGGCGCTTGCGCTCGCGTTTACCTCGGTGACGATCCCGCTGGCTTGGCTGGGACTCCCGAGCGTCGAGGTCCCGACGCTCCCCGGCATCGATCTCGGCGTCGCGGGGATCTGGTGGGCCTACGCGTTCGGAATGGCGGCCTCGTTCGTCGTCGCCGTCGTCTGGTTCCGGCTGGGGACCTGGCGGGAGGCCGTCGTCGGAACCGAGACAGAACAGAACGGCGATCCCGGCCCCGCTGAGGAGTAAGTACTTATCGCTCGGTCTGGCGCGAGTCGAGGAACCTGCGAAGTGTCGGGCTGAACTCCGCAGCGATCCGGGCGTCGTTTTCGGTGAAAGCGTCCGTGGTGACCAAGGTGGCGGCGTAGACGGCGACGACGACGATCGGGAGCGCGAGGACGACGACGTAATCGGACGTGACGAAGACGACGATCGGTGCGCCCGCGATTGCCGCCGGGATACCCGCAAGTCCGATCTTCGCGAAGTCGCGGGTAAACGGATGGATCCCGTCGAGGTGGTAGAGTTCGGCGAGCGTGAGACAGCCGACGAGGAACAGCGCCGTCGCCGAGCCGATGGCAGCGCCTTCCATTCCGAGGACGGGGACGAGGGCGAACGAGACGAGCAGGTTAGAGCCAAAGAGGACGAGCGTGTTCGCGAAGACGAGCCGCGAGTAGCCAAGCCCCTGTAACAGCGTCCCGTCGGGGCCGCCGACGGTCACGTTGAAGAGGAACGCTGCAGCGAGCAGCGCGACCACCGTACTCGCCTCGCTGTACTGCGGTGTGTAGAGAACCGCGAGATAGGAGCTGGCACCCAGCGCGAGCGTGATCGCGATCGGTAGCGTGATGCCGGCGATCCAGCGGGCAGAAACCCGGAAGCGATCGGTCACGAGCTCGGGATCGTCTCGCGTTTCGGCGATCAGGGGTTTGAACACCGGCGCGAGCGAGTTGAAGATGATCATCAGCCCGGAGCCGAGCATGTAGCCGACCCGGTAGATGCCGACGTCCTCGGCGTTGAGGAAGAAGCCGAGCACGAAGTAATCGACGTGGCCCATCAGGACGAAGACGACGCTGGTCATCGCCAGCGGGACGGCGTAGGTTACGAGCGGCGTCGGCGCGACGTACTCGAGGGTCGCCGAGACGACGTCCCAGGCCTTGTAGGTGAAGACGATCGCACCGACCGTGATCGCGACGAAGAGGCCGACGACGTAGCCGGCGATTAGTCCGAGCAGCCCGAAACCGGCGAGCAAGAACGCCGCAGTGACGAGAAACCGGACGATCGGTCGCACCAGATCCCGCATCACGACCCGGTACTGGAGCTTCTTGATGCTGTAGAAGGATTTGAGCAAGACGTTATAGATCGCGAGCATTGGAAGCGTCACGGAGAGAAACAGGAGCGCGATCTGCATCGACGGCTCCCGGAAGAACTCGCTGATGACCGGCGCACTGACCGCCAACGCGAGCGCGACGATCGAGGAGGTCACCAGCACCGCCGCAGTGACCTGGACGATCACTCCCTTCGCCTTCCCGTGTTCCTCACGATCCAGATACTGCGGGACGAAGTAATCGATCGCCATCGGCAGTCCGAGCGAGGCAAAGACCTGCATGAACAGAATCACCGAGGTTGCGAGCGTCCACAGCCCGTAGACAGAGGGACTCACGAACCGCGTGATCAGCATGACGACCGCGAAGCCGAGCGCACCGTTTACCACGTTCCCCGCGAACGTGATACTGCCCTGTTTCGCGAGCGTCGAGACGCCGTCGTCGTAGTCTGTCTCGGCCGGCTGCTCATCGCGTTCCGGATCGGCCATTCGCGATCTACCTCCGATCAGACGCTCGGTTGCCGTCGCTCCGACGGCATCCTCGGATCCAGCTGGGGCTACTCCGGTCGACGAGTGACGCCCACGACAGCCAGGTGCAGTTCATCCAGGATCCCTCCTCTCAGACGCCGGTTGCAGGCTCGAGTTCGTACGTCTCAACGCGGGCCGCCCGCTCACCGAAGTCGGGGAACTCGATCTCGAATTCCCACTCCGAACCTGTCGAAACGTCTTCATCAACGTTCGCGACGACGCTCGTGAGTTCCTCGC encodes:
- a CDS encoding flippase, whose translation is MADPERDEQPAETDYDDGVSTLAKQGSITFAGNVVNGALGFAVVMLITRFVSPSVYGLWTLATSVILFMQVFASLGLPMAIDYFVPQYLDREEHGKAKGVIVQVTAAVLVTSSIVALALAVSAPVISEFFREPSMQIALLFLSVTLPMLAIYNVLLKSFYSIKKLQYRVVMRDLVRPIVRFLVTAAFLLAGFGLLGLIAGYVVGLFVAITVGAIVFTYKAWDVVSATLEYVAPTPLVTYAVPLAMTSVVFVLMGHVDYFVLGFFLNAEDVGIYRVGYMLGSGLMIIFNSLAPVFKPLIAETRDDPELVTDRFRVSARWIAGITLPIAITLALGASSYLAVLYTPQYSEASTVVALLAAAFLFNVTVGGPDGTLLQGLGYSRLVFANTLVLFGSNLLVSFALVPVLGMEGAAIGSATALFLVGCLTLAELYHLDGIHPFTRDFAKIGLAGIPAAIAGAPIVVFVTSDYVVVLALPIVVVAVYAATLVTTDAFTENDARIAAEFSPTLRRFLDSRQTER
- a CDS encoding DNA topoisomerase I, with the protein product MELIITEKDNAARRIADILSGGSMDASRENGVNVYEWGGTRCVGLSGHVVGVDFPAEYSDWRNVEPVELIDADVEKTPTKENIVATLRILSRKAELVTIATDYDREGELIGKEAYEIVRDVNEEVPIHRVRFSSITENEVQSAFDEPDELDFDLAAAGEARQIIDLIWGASLTRFLSLSSGQLGNDFISVGRVQSPTLKLIVDREREIEAFDPETYWELIADLTKSGTDEGGTSFEAQYFYRDEDDNEAERVWKEAAADAAYETLSAAETATVVDVNRRTRTDSPPTPFNTTQFIRAASSLGYSAQRAMSIAEDLYTAGYITYPRTDNTVYPDDLEPDELLDSFVSHPVLGESAESLLEAEEELVPTEGDEETTDHPPIHPTGEIPARGGDVDDDEWEIYELVVRRFYATVAEAAVWEHLKVVAEADGERLKANGKRLVEAGYHDVYPYFSTSENYVPDVSEGEALAIGEVDLEEKETQPPRRYGQSRLIETMEDQGLGTKSTRHNTLEKLYDRGYIESDPPRPTRLAMAVVDAAESYADRVVSEEMTAQLEADMDAIASGEATLDDVTDDSREMLEEIFANLADSRDEIGDHLRKSLKDDKRLGPCPDCGEDLLVRRSRHGSYFVGCDGYPDCEYTLPLPSTGKPLIQDAECDDHGLNEVKMLAGRQTFVHGCPLCKAEAAGEGPVLGRCPDCGSEHDGELAIKTLQSGSRLVGCTRYPDCEYSLPLPRRGEIEVTDEHCDEHDLPELVIHSGDEPWELGCPICNYREFQARESDSGSDLESIEGIGEKTVEKLLAAGIESIDDLTGADPEGVADTVDGVSADRVRTWQAKA
- a CDS encoding small multi-drug export protein — encoded protein: MATVPLPFVALCSLLAGTAALSAVLLSFGAASLEPLVGAVGSIESMFESADGPLAYLLVFLGAATPWLEILVVVPIGVLYGLNPVLVATVAFLGNILTVYALIAAADRVTDALRRWRGESESSARRERAARVWNRYGMPGLAMGSPILTGVHLAVLIAFGFGAKKRSTTVWMTASLALWTVIITALSVTGAGALSAIR
- a CDS encoding MATE family efflux transporter; this translates as MAETERKGVDTTTGPIPPKLLHLAWPLVLGNLLQTFYNLADMFWVGRVGSDAVAAVSLMFPLSWLFVSTAMGLTAATIALVSQHVGAGDDRMADRVVGQTILLAVAASTVLAAVGLAFRRPLLSLIGAQDQVFVEALAYIEVIFLALPLTFLFFAFRSSLQGAGDTKTAMWLVLISAGINVVLDPFFILGWGPFPEMGTRGAAVATFIARGIAAVAGIYILLDGRFGVRLRLGDLVPNLTVQRRLVDIGYPATIDGWARSFASVVMAGFVARFGAAPTAAYGIGVRYMSVTWAVSGAIGDATATGVGQNLGARTPDRAASVARVATAATMLIIAAVAAVLLVFPAQAIAIFVDDPDVIAEGVVFLRIIAPFWALFAGVMVLQGAFRGAGNTREAMVLSFLSRWIFRVPVALALAFTSVTIPLAWLGLPSVEVPTLPGIDLGVAGIWWAYAFGMAASFVVAVVWFRLGTWREAVVGTETEQNGDPGPAEE